A window from Neodiprion fabricii isolate iyNeoFabr1 chromosome 2, iyNeoFabr1.1, whole genome shotgun sequence encodes these proteins:
- the LOC124175857 gene encoding insulin-like growth factor-binding protein complex acid labile subunit codes for MAEDVQEAEIREGSVLRVSWKADGGRELRLQNRGIGRIAVNAFAEAPSDLDCVDLRDNGIAELPSGLFVGLSRVSTLLLSRNKIGQIGGGALAGLANLRELRLTRNKIEELPARCFVGTPFLASLNLSHNEISQVDPEAFRGLGRLRELDLSNNNICTLHGSVFEDLASLESLRLSCNGISEVNAGTFGNLRRLRELDLHLVRITELKERVFGNLSKLVKLTLSWGKLDTIASGAFEGLECLEVLELNRNQLTCVPDGVFRPLVKVKKLVLCYNDIADVETNAFERLDNLRDLNLSRNQIAQLPDEVFVGTRSLTHLNLSWNKLSEGLNPGTFIGLKHLEELDLSRNGIHGVQKGLFSELGSLVKLILSNNVIADIAPGAFQGLAKLNELKLNWNYLVNIPEGAFLGLDSLAVLNLSYNKISQLDAAVFKGVERVRDLDLYKNRLEVLPDDVSRVLVSIEKLKIT; via the coding sequence ATGGCGGAGGACGTGCAGGAGGCAGAAATCCGCGAGGGATCGGTTCTCCGGGTTTCGTGGAAGGCCGACGGGGGCCGAGAGTTGCGGCTGCAGAACCGAGGGATCGGCCGCATAGCCGTAAACGCGTTCGCCGAGGCGCCGTCCGACCTGGACTGCGTCGACCTGCGAGACAACGGGATAGCCGAGTTGCCCTCGGGACTCTTCGTCGGGCTTTCGAGGGTCAGCACCTTGCTCTTGTCCCGTAACAAGATCGGCCAGATCGGCGGTGGCGCGTTGGCCGGATTGGCGAACCTTCGGGAGCTGCGGCTCACCCGAAATAAGATAGAGGAACTTCCGGCTCGCTGTTTCGTCGGGACGCCGTTTCTGGCGAGCCTGAACCTATCGCACAACGAGATATCCCAAGTGGACCCGGAGGCTTTCCGAGGCCTTGGAAGGCTGCGGGAACTTGATCTGAGCAACAACAATATCTGCACCCTGCACGGTTCTGTCTTTGAGGACCTCGCGTCCCTCGAGTCCCTCAGGCTCTCGTGCAACGGGATATCCGAGGTGAACGCCGGGACCTTTGGGAACCTGCGAAGGCTGAGAGAGCTGGACCTGCATCTGGTTAGGATAACCGAGCTGAAGGAGCGCGTCTTTGGCAACCTTTCGAAACTCGTTAAGCTCACTCTGTCATGGGGAAAGCTCGATACCATCGCGTCGGGAGCGTTTGAGGGGCTGGAATGCCTCGAGGTTCTCGAGTTGAACAGGAATCAATTGACCTGCGTACCCGACGGGGTCTTTCGCCCACTGGTGAAAGTCAAGAAACTCGTTCTGTGCTACAACGACATCGCCGACGTCGAGACGAACGCCTTTGAGCGACTGGATAACCTGAGGGACCTTAATTTGAGCAGGAATCAAATCGCTCAGCTCCCCGACGAGGTCTTCGTCGGTACTCGGTCTCTCACGCATCTAAATCTGTCATGGAATAAACTCTCCGAGGGTCTGAATCCCGGGACTTTCATTGGGCTGAAACACCTCGAGGAACTCGATCTTAGCAGGAACGGTATACACGGTGTTCAGAAGGGCCTCTTTTCCGAGCTTGGGTCTCTCGTTAAATTGATTCTATCGAACAACGTCATCGCCGATATCGCGCCGGGTGCTTTTCAGGGATTGGCAAAACTCAACGAGCTCAAGCTCAACTGGAACTACCTCGTTAACATACCTGAGGGAGCTTTCCTCGGTCTCGATTCCCTCGCCGTTCTCAATCTTTCCTACAACAAAATAAGCCAGCTGGATGCTGCTGTTTTCAAGGGTGTCGAACGGGTCAGGGATCTGGACCTTTACAAAAATAGACTTGAAGTATTACCGGACGACGTCTCGAGGGTTCTCGTCTCCATTGAAAAGCTCAAGATAACTTGA
- the LOC124175093 gene encoding farnesol dehydrogenase-like isoform X2, giving the protein MNRWRGKTAVVTGAASGIGLAITERLIEEGMNVAAFDIQYQRLRDREIEMRSRGESEGRGKLFPVKCDLTNERDILAGFEWVAENLGGVDVVVNNAGITHYSKVIESDTDVFRRMLDVNVLAVAICTRESVSSMRARNVEGHVFNINSVLGHEIPEGVLHRGWNLYPSCKHATVAMSSIVRRELIDVKAKVRMTRTFFFHFIRFRRNKRGADAILISNSTFFFLFALYRGKNKKKLRTEKNRRKEVVYRILASIFSEELFHGSV; this is encoded by the exons ATGAATCGATGGCGAGGAAAGACGGCCGTGGTGACTGGAGCGGCGTCTGGGATCGGTTTGGCGATTACCGAGAGACTAATCGAGGAGGGAATGAACGTTGCTGCCTTTGACATCCAGTACCAACGTCTGAGAGACAGGGAAATAGAGATGAGAAGTAGAGGGGAGTCGGAAGGTCGGGGTAAACTTTTCCCGGTCAAGTGCGACTTGACGAACGAGAGGGACATCCTTGCTGGGTTTGAATGGGTGGCGGAGAACCTGGGAGGAGTCGACGTCGTCGTCAACAACGCCGGGATCACCCACTACTCGAAAGTGATCG AAAGCGACACCGACGTATTCAGGCGGATGCTGGACGTGAACGTCTTGGCAGTCGCCATTTGCACGAGAGAATCTGTGTCGTCGATGCGCGCCAGGAACGTCGAAGGCCACGTCTTCAACATCAACAG CGTTCTGGGCCACGAAATTCCCGAAGGCGTTCTTCACCGGGGCTGGAACTTGTATCCCAGCTGCAAGCACGCCACGGTAGCGATGTCCAGCATTGTGCGCCGGGAGCTGATCGACGTCAAGGCCAAAGTCAGGATGACC aGAACCTTCTTCTTCCACTTCATTAGATTTCGGAGAAACAAGAGAGGGGCAGATGCGatattgatttcaaattccacttttttttttttattcgcattaTATCgtggaaagaataaaaaaaaattaagaacagAAAAGAATAGGAGAAAAGAAGTCGTCTATCGGATTCTGGCCTCGATATTTTCGGAAGAACTTTTCCACGGTTCTGTATAG
- the LOC124175093 gene encoding farnesol dehydrogenase-like isoform X1, translating into MNRWRGKTAVVTGAASGIGLAITERLIEEGMNVAAFDIQYQRLRDREIEMRSRGESEGRGKLFPVKCDLTNERDILAGFEWVAENLGGVDVVVNNAGITHYSKVIESDTDVFRRMLDVNVLAVAICTRESVSSMRARNVEGHVFNINSVLGHEIPEGVLHRGWNLYPSCKHATVAMSSIVRRELIDVKAKVRMTSVSPGLVKTEITSGTPELSNLFERIPTLEPADVADAVAYALGTRPEVQRTFFFHFIRFRRNKRGADAILISNSTFFFLFALYRGKNKKKLRTEKNRRKEVVYRILASIFSEELFHGSV; encoded by the exons ATGAATCGATGGCGAGGAAAGACGGCCGTGGTGACTGGAGCGGCGTCTGGGATCGGTTTGGCGATTACCGAGAGACTAATCGAGGAGGGAATGAACGTTGCTGCCTTTGACATCCAGTACCAACGTCTGAGAGACAGGGAAATAGAGATGAGAAGTAGAGGGGAGTCGGAAGGTCGGGGTAAACTTTTCCCGGTCAAGTGCGACTTGACGAACGAGAGGGACATCCTTGCTGGGTTTGAATGGGTGGCGGAGAACCTGGGAGGAGTCGACGTCGTCGTCAACAACGCCGGGATCACCCACTACTCGAAAGTGATCG AAAGCGACACCGACGTATTCAGGCGGATGCTGGACGTGAACGTCTTGGCAGTCGCCATTTGCACGAGAGAATCTGTGTCGTCGATGCGCGCCAGGAACGTCGAAGGCCACGTCTTCAACATCAACAG CGTTCTGGGCCACGAAATTCCCGAAGGCGTTCTTCACCGGGGCTGGAACTTGTATCCCAGCTGCAAGCACGCCACGGTAGCGATGTCCAGCATTGTGCGCCGGGAGCTGATCGACGTCAAGGCCAAAGTCAGGATGACC AGCGTTAGTCCGGGGCTTGTCAAGACGGAGATAACGTCCGGCACTCCGGAACTGAGCAACTTGTTCGAAAGAATTCCGACTCTCGAGCCAGCTGACGTGGCTGACGCGGTTGCCTACGCTTTGGGCACTCGGCCGGAAGTCCAG aGAACCTTCTTCTTCCACTTCATTAGATTTCGGAGAAACAAGAGAGGGGCAGATGCGatattgatttcaaattccacttttttttttttattcgcattaTATCgtggaaagaataaaaaaaaattaagaacagAAAAGAATAGGAGAAAAGAAGTCGTCTATCGGATTCTGGCCTCGATATTTTCGGAAGAACTTTTCCACGGTTCTGTATAG
- the LOC124175093 gene encoding farnesol dehydrogenase-like isoform X3: MNRWRGKTAVVTGAASGIGLAITERLIEEGMNVAAFDIQYQRLRDREIEMRSRGESEGRGKLFPVKCDLTNERDILAGFEWVAENLGGVDVVVNNAGITHYSKVIESDTDVFRRMLDVNVLAVAICTRESVSSMRARNVEGHVFNINSVLGHEIPEGVLHRGWNLYPSCKHATVAMSSIVRRELIDVKAKVRMTSVSPGLVKTEITSGTPELSNLFERIPTLEPADVADAVAYALGTRPEVQVTELTIRRTGEP, translated from the exons ATGAATCGATGGCGAGGAAAGACGGCCGTGGTGACTGGAGCGGCGTCTGGGATCGGTTTGGCGATTACCGAGAGACTAATCGAGGAGGGAATGAACGTTGCTGCCTTTGACATCCAGTACCAACGTCTGAGAGACAGGGAAATAGAGATGAGAAGTAGAGGGGAGTCGGAAGGTCGGGGTAAACTTTTCCCGGTCAAGTGCGACTTGACGAACGAGAGGGACATCCTTGCTGGGTTTGAATGGGTGGCGGAGAACCTGGGAGGAGTCGACGTCGTCGTCAACAACGCCGGGATCACCCACTACTCGAAAGTGATCG AAAGCGACACCGACGTATTCAGGCGGATGCTGGACGTGAACGTCTTGGCAGTCGCCATTTGCACGAGAGAATCTGTGTCGTCGATGCGCGCCAGGAACGTCGAAGGCCACGTCTTCAACATCAACAG CGTTCTGGGCCACGAAATTCCCGAAGGCGTTCTTCACCGGGGCTGGAACTTGTATCCCAGCTGCAAGCACGCCACGGTAGCGATGTCCAGCATTGTGCGCCGGGAGCTGATCGACGTCAAGGCCAAAGTCAGGATGACC AGCGTTAGTCCGGGGCTTGTCAAGACGGAGATAACGTCCGGCACTCCGGAACTGAGCAACTTGTTCGAAAGAATTCCGACTCTCGAGCCAGCTGACGTGGCTGACGCGGTTGCCTACGCTTTGGGCACTCGGCCGGAAGTCCAG GTCACCGAATTAACCATCAGACGCACCGGAGAACCGTGA
- the LOC124175092 gene encoding uncharacterized protein LOC124175092 isoform X2 has product MYAVIEFLVGEDRECALVPVLWLVENNTQCYWPRTKTEDHFTKLVKSKAAYEKTWPKFAIHKVLHTGDDYHDTEATMARLLELGTSDESGIIRNIAKKSTVIPQQDITNDVDENEATNSDDVEPEPQKKKRKHKTDKKKAKNRHVSNKKKKTKRSRESSSSLGYTSSADENLPPSEVDESTSNRNKNTRYINSAKGSTKNQTPKKNLAHKIVQHQYNDNSHESPNQLSGYETSNRNISSRIIRSTTQYDLSRSFSQLEPSTPTTSREQNTFEEKTLQYLEHIKSYTEQNHLLLRKIFSKQKEVSIDVTKKPAEFPKLPLNSMEDFSNLENILKSEEHRTYLYFVADRETGFCWRDKRSPMCVGYNEVTTHKRISDAIQLGREGQSPISKDIDNGNCLRGCETNLSWQEGNW; this is encoded by the exons ATGTATGCGGTGATTGAATTCTTGGTTGGCGAAGATAGAGAATGCGCATTGGTACCAGTTCTTTGGCTGGTCGAAAACAACACCCAATGTTACTGGCCACGGACAAAAACTGAAGATCATTTTACAAAACTTGTAAAATCAAAGGCTGCCTATGAAAAAACATGGCCAAAGTTTGCCATTCACAAAGTACTGCATACCGGAG ATGACTACCACGACACCGAAGCAACGATGGCGCGCCTACTGGAGCTGGGCACGTCCGATGAATCCGGAATAATTCGCAACATCGCTAAAAAATCCACTGTAATACCTCAGCAAGATATTACCAATGACGTGGACGAGAATGAAGCTACGAACAGTGATGATGTCGAACCTGAGccgcaaaagaaaaaacgtaaacACAAAACCGACAAGAAGAAGGCTAAAAATCGACACGttagtaacaaaaaaaaaaaaacgaagcgtTCTCGTGAAAGTTCAAGTAGTTTAGGTTACACCTCTTCAGCTGACGAGAATTTGCCACCGTCCGAAGTCGATGAATCGACTTCTAACCGTAATAAGAATACTCGCTACATTAACTCAGCCAAAGGATCTACCAAAAATCAGACACCAAAGAAAAACTTGGCCCACAAGATCGTACAGCACCAGTATAATGATAATTCCCATGAGTCACCGAATCAGTTGTCTGGATATGAAACATCAAATAGAAACATTTCTAGTAGGATCATCAGGTCTACCACGCAATATGACTTATCAAGATCCTTTTCACAACTTGAACCTTCAACCCCGACCACATCACGCGAACAGAATacctttgaagaaaaaactctGCAGTATTTAGAACACATTAAATCCTACACTGAACAAAACCATCTGCTACTACGTAAAATCTTCTCAAAACAGAAGGAAGTCAGCATCGACGTAACAAAGAAACCAGCCGAATTCCCAAAACTTCCTCTTAACTCCATGGAAGACTTCTCCAACCTCGAAAATATCCTGAAATCCGAAGAGCATCGAACTTATTTA tATTTTGTTGCAGACCGGGAAACTGGCTTCTGTTGGAGGGACAAGCGGTCGCCAATGTGTGTTGGCTATAATGAGGTCACTACTCACAAACGAATTAGCGATGCAATTCAATTGGGCAGGGAGGGACAAAGTCCCATTTCAAAAGACATTGACAATGGAAACTGTTTACG aGGCTGTGAAACAAACCTTTCTTGGCAAGAAGGAAATTGGTGA
- the LOC124175092 gene encoding uncharacterized protein LOC124175092 isoform X1: MYAVIEFLVGEDRECALVPVLWLVENNTQCYWPRTKTEDHFTKLVKSKAAYEKTWPKFAIHKVLHTGDDYHDTEATMARLLELGTSDESGIIRNIAKKSTVIPQQDITNDVDENEATNSDDVEPEPQKKKRKHKTDKKKAKNRHVSNKKKKTKRSRESSSSLGYTSSADENLPPSEVDESTSNRNKNTRYINSAKGSTKNQTPKKNLAHKIVQHQYNDNSHESPNQLSGYETSNRNISSRIIRSTTQYDLSRSFSQLEPSTPTTSREQNTFEEKTLQYLEHIKSYTEQNHLLLRKIFSKQKEVSIDVTKKPAEFPKLPLNSMEDFSNLENILKSEEHRTYLTGKLASVGGTSGRQCVLAIMRSLLTNELAMQFNWAGRDKVPFQKTLTMETVYEAVKQTFLGKKEIGDATETSVSCAVKDWLKLARSRHTYVRKKG, translated from the exons ATGTATGCGGTGATTGAATTCTTGGTTGGCGAAGATAGAGAATGCGCATTGGTACCAGTTCTTTGGCTGGTCGAAAACAACACCCAATGTTACTGGCCACGGACAAAAACTGAAGATCATTTTACAAAACTTGTAAAATCAAAGGCTGCCTATGAAAAAACATGGCCAAAGTTTGCCATTCACAAAGTACTGCATACCGGAG ATGACTACCACGACACCGAAGCAACGATGGCGCGCCTACTGGAGCTGGGCACGTCCGATGAATCCGGAATAATTCGCAACATCGCTAAAAAATCCACTGTAATACCTCAGCAAGATATTACCAATGACGTGGACGAGAATGAAGCTACGAACAGTGATGATGTCGAACCTGAGccgcaaaagaaaaaacgtaaacACAAAACCGACAAGAAGAAGGCTAAAAATCGACACGttagtaacaaaaaaaaaaaaacgaagcgtTCTCGTGAAAGTTCAAGTAGTTTAGGTTACACCTCTTCAGCTGACGAGAATTTGCCACCGTCCGAAGTCGATGAATCGACTTCTAACCGTAATAAGAATACTCGCTACATTAACTCAGCCAAAGGATCTACCAAAAATCAGACACCAAAGAAAAACTTGGCCCACAAGATCGTACAGCACCAGTATAATGATAATTCCCATGAGTCACCGAATCAGTTGTCTGGATATGAAACATCAAATAGAAACATTTCTAGTAGGATCATCAGGTCTACCACGCAATATGACTTATCAAGATCCTTTTCACAACTTGAACCTTCAACCCCGACCACATCACGCGAACAGAATacctttgaagaaaaaactctGCAGTATTTAGAACACATTAAATCCTACACTGAACAAAACCATCTGCTACTACGTAAAATCTTCTCAAAACAGAAGGAAGTCAGCATCGACGTAACAAAGAAACCAGCCGAATTCCCAAAACTTCCTCTTAACTCCATGGAAGACTTCTCCAACCTCGAAAATATCCTGAAATCCGAAGAGCATCGAACTTATTTA ACCGGGAAACTGGCTTCTGTTGGAGGGACAAGCGGTCGCCAATGTGTGTTGGCTATAATGAGGTCACTACTCACAAACGAATTAGCGATGCAATTCAATTGGGCAGGGAGGGACAAAGTCCCATTTCAAAAGACATTGACAATGGAAACTGTTTACG aGGCTGTGAAACAAACCTTTCTTGGCAAGAAGGAAATTGGTGATGCAACCGAAACCAGTGTTTCGTGTGCCGTGAAAGACTGGTTAAAACTAGCTCGATCACGGCATACCTATGTACGAAAGAAGGGCTAA
- the LOC124175092 gene encoding uncharacterized protein LOC124175092 isoform X3 has protein sequence MARLLELGTSDESGIIRNIAKKSTVIPQQDITNDVDENEATNSDDVEPEPQKKKRKHKTDKKKAKNRHVSNKKKKTKRSRESSSSLGYTSSADENLPPSEVDESTSNRNKNTRYINSAKGSTKNQTPKKNLAHKIVQHQYNDNSHESPNQLSGYETSNRNISSRIIRSTTQYDLSRSFSQLEPSTPTTSREQNTFEEKTLQYLEHIKSYTEQNHLLLRKIFSKQKEVSIDVTKKPAEFPKLPLNSMEDFSNLENILKSEEHRTYLTGKLASVGGTSGRQCVLAIMRSLLTNELAMQFNWAGRDKVPFQKTLTMETVYEAVKQTFLGKKEIGDATETSVSCAVKDWLKLARSRHTYVRKKG, from the exons ATGGCGCGCCTACTGGAGCTGGGCACGTCCGATGAATCCGGAATAATTCGCAACATCGCTAAAAAATCCACTGTAATACCTCAGCAAGATATTACCAATGACGTGGACGAGAATGAAGCTACGAACAGTGATGATGTCGAACCTGAGccgcaaaagaaaaaacgtaaacACAAAACCGACAAGAAGAAGGCTAAAAATCGACACGttagtaacaaaaaaaaaaaaacgaagcgtTCTCGTGAAAGTTCAAGTAGTTTAGGTTACACCTCTTCAGCTGACGAGAATTTGCCACCGTCCGAAGTCGATGAATCGACTTCTAACCGTAATAAGAATACTCGCTACATTAACTCAGCCAAAGGATCTACCAAAAATCAGACACCAAAGAAAAACTTGGCCCACAAGATCGTACAGCACCAGTATAATGATAATTCCCATGAGTCACCGAATCAGTTGTCTGGATATGAAACATCAAATAGAAACATTTCTAGTAGGATCATCAGGTCTACCACGCAATATGACTTATCAAGATCCTTTTCACAACTTGAACCTTCAACCCCGACCACATCACGCGAACAGAATacctttgaagaaaaaactctGCAGTATTTAGAACACATTAAATCCTACACTGAACAAAACCATCTGCTACTACGTAAAATCTTCTCAAAACAGAAGGAAGTCAGCATCGACGTAACAAAGAAACCAGCCGAATTCCCAAAACTTCCTCTTAACTCCATGGAAGACTTCTCCAACCTCGAAAATATCCTGAAATCCGAAGAGCATCGAACTTATTTA ACCGGGAAACTGGCTTCTGTTGGAGGGACAAGCGGTCGCCAATGTGTGTTGGCTATAATGAGGTCACTACTCACAAACGAATTAGCGATGCAATTCAATTGGGCAGGGAGGGACAAAGTCCCATTTCAAAAGACATTGACAATGGAAACTGTTTACG aGGCTGTGAAACAAACCTTTCTTGGCAAGAAGGAAATTGGTGATGCAACCGAAACCAGTGTTTCGTGTGCCGTGAAAGACTGGTTAAAACTAGCTCGATCACGGCATACCTATGTACGAAAGAAGGGCTAA
- the LOC124175671 gene encoding myogenesis-regulating glycosidase-like, translating into MWVSSMWWPVLFLCAGFGAVFGNEVTLPVSVKFGDGLLSFSKNTNGLFYTINEQDGLTVENSISTGESKVARNNQEYTLTECSTNEEACVEFIINDVNVILKKDLSNRASSVSHVVVNSSTDGVRIGACVELGDGVDWFGGPEAKYQLWPVQDAQWNYTAYYTKEDDAVAIAEPYWLSSQGTYLYVNPATSMFIDQNYLNEGSLCIYAENVTPYRERNYTSLEYWIGRYEDPRTAHEAAVEEFFAKPTDVPDERMIAQPVWSTWARYKIYVNDTIVRQYAQEILDNGFNHSQLEIDDFWETCYGSLTFNTSDEKFPDIKGLTNDLHDLGFRVTLWVHPFINVDCTEYYSIAESAGYFAKDVNGTILTTWWQGENASVIDFTNEAAVEWFTSRLTALQASAGIDSFKFDAGEASWAPEPAVLTGNVEESPSIYTYQYARALATFGNGIEVRTGWQTQDLAIFVRMLDKDTSWTFENGLPTLITTLLVMNLAGYGFVLPDMVGGNGYIDGVLVSTQYPSKELFIRWLQANTFMPSIQYSFVPWDYDNETVEICRTYTELHEAYAPTIIEAMNALVANGTPVNPPVWWLDPTNSEAYNISDEYLLGEVILVAPVVVEGAVTRDIFLPNGTWRDATYGTYDIYEGPTWIYDYPAPLEVLPYFVESSYWETLSAGSGAFLPSSSLTVIYTSAILALLIQLFN; encoded by the exons ATGTGGGTAAGCAGCATGTGGTGGCCAGTGTTGTTTCTATGCGCTGGTTTCGGCGCGGTTTTCGGCAACGAAGTTACGTTGCCGGTCTCTGTGAAGTTTGGTGATGGCCTCCTAAGCTTTTCCAAAAATACCAACGGACTTTTTTACACCATTAACGAACAAG ATGGACTTACCGTGGAGAACAGTATTTCCACTGGAGAATCTAAAGTAGCCAGGAATAATCAAGAATACACATTGACGGAGTGTTCGACTAATGAAGAAGCCTGCGTTGAATTTATCATAAACGACGTGAATGTCATCCTGAAAAAGGACCTGAGCAATCGAGCTTCGTCTGTCTCGCATGTCGTTGTAAACTCGAGTACTGATGGTGTGAGAATTGGTGCTTGCGTCGAACTTGGCGATGGCGTTGATTGGTTCGGCGGTCCAGAGGCTAAGTACCAGCTATGGCCGGTTCAAGATGCTCAATGGAACTACACAGCTTACTATACGAAGGAGGACGACGCCGTTGCAATAGCAGAACCATACTGGCTCAGTAGCCAGGGGACGTATTTGTACGTCAATCCTGCCACATCCATGTTCATAG ATCAAAACTATCTCAACGAAGGATCActctgcatttacgcggagAATGTGACCCCGTACAGAGAACGGAATTACACCAGCCTCGAGTATTGGATTGGTAGGTACGAAGACCCTAGAACAGCCCACGAAGCCGCAGTGGAGGAATTCTTCGCTAAGCCGACCGATGTCCCGGACGAACGGATGATCGCTCAGCCAGTCTGGTCCACGTGGGCGCGGTACAAAATCTACGTGAATGACACGATCGTGCGACAATACGCCCAGGAGATCCTCGACAACGGGTTCAACCACAGCCAGCTGGAGATAGACGACTTCTGGGAAACCTGTTACGGCAGCCTGACCTTCAACACCAGCGATGAGAAGTTCCCCGACATCAAGGGTCTTACCAACGACCTCCACGATCTCGGGTTCAGGGTCACTCTCTGGGTTCACCCCTTCATCAATGTGGACTGCACGGAGTACTACTCGATCGCCGAGAGCGCCGGGTACTTCGCTAAGGATGTAAACGGAACGATACTGACCACGTGGTGGCAAGGAGAAAACGCCTCTGTTATCGACTTCACCAACGAGGCTGCGGTCGAATG GTTCACCTCGAGGCTGACAGCTCTGCAGGCCAGCGCCGGAATCGATTCGTTCAAATTCGACGCTGGCGAGGCATCCTGGGCACCGGAACCAGCCGTCCTGACTGGTAACGTGGAAGAATCACCGAGCATCTACACCTACCAGTACGCCAGGGCTTTAGCAACGTTCGGGAACGGCATCGAAGTCCGTACAGGCTGGCAGACTCAGGATCTGGCCATATTCGTTAGGATGTTGGACAAGGATACCTCCTGGACTTTCGAAAATGGCCTGCCAACTTTGATCACCACTCTTCTGGTCATGAACCTTGCTGGCTACGGATTTGTGCTTCCCGACATGGTGGGCGGAAATGGCTACATTGACGGCGTACTCGTCTCGACCCAGTACCCGAGCAAGGAGCTGTTCATCAGGTGGCTGCAGGCGAACACATTCATGCCGTCGATCCAGTACTCCTTCGTGCCGTGGGACTACGACAACGAG ACTGTCGAGATCTGTCGCACGTACACCGAACTCCATGAGGCGTACGCCCCGACGATAATCGAGGCGATGAACGCCCTCGTGGCCAACGGGACCCCCGTCAATCCTCCGGTTTGGTGGCTCGACCCAACGAACAGTGAAGCctataatatttcagatg AATACCTTCTCGGCGAAGTAATCCTGGTGGCTCCAGTTGTCGTGGAGGGTGCCGTGACGAGAGACATCTTCTTGCCCAACGGAACATGGCGAGACGCCACCTACGGCACGTATGACATCTACGAGGGTCCGACCTGGATCTACGACTACCCGGCTCCACTAGAGGTCTTACCCTACTTCGTTGAATCAAGTTACTGGGAAACGCTGAGTGCAGGGAGCGGAGCTTTTCTTCCATCGTCCAGTCTAACAGTGATCTATACGTCAGCAATTTTAGCTCTGCTCATACaacttttcaattaa